CGCGATGATGTTGCGGTGCGCGAGCACCTGCGCCTTGCGCGCCTCGCGCTGCAACGCAACGAGCGAGTTCGGGTTACCGCGAAACTGGACGTTGAGCACCTTGATCGCGAGATACGGTTTGCGATCGGACGCCTCCAGCTTGCGCAGATCGAGCGCCTTGTACACCGTGCCCATGCCGCCCACGCCGAGACATTCCTCGAGCACGAAGCGGTTGTTCAGCGTATCGCCGGTGCCTTTGACCTGATCGTGTCCGACTCCGGCTGCGCCAGGCGCATGGGCAGCGTTGCTCGCGCTCGCAGCGTAACCGCCGCCCATGCCGTGCAACGACGGAATGTCGACCGTGGTCTGAATGCCGGTTTCCTCGCCACCTGCGGCGACGTTCGACACGCGCAACTGTTCGATGCGGCGGCGCACTTCGACATACAGATCGTTGGGAAGCGGCGCCTTGCGTTGCGCACTGCCGAGCATCTCCAGCAGCTGCGTGGGGCCGAGTCCTTCGGTCGTCAACGTGCTGTCGAGTTGAGCGACGAACTCGTCACGGGACAACTCGCCGCTCTGGAAGTCGTGAATCACACGCGCAAGGCTAGCCATGTCTGCAAAGCGCTGCCGCTGCCGTTGAGCCGGATATCACGCGGCCGACGCCGCTCCGGCTGGGAGAGAACCTGTCGTAACCCGTTACATATGCCGGTTCGATACTAGCGCCAGGTCGGCGCTTTCGCAAACCAGGATTGCCCCGCTGCGTGTGCCGCGCGGCGGTGTCGTGAGATAGCCAACAGCTTGCGCGTGTTTGTCGGGTGCGCGCCATCAGTCTCGAATCGCTGCGACATGACGCTGCTATCTGCCTGCCCTGTTCATTCAACGCGAAAGCCTTACACAGCAGGCTTTCTAAAACTTTATTAGGAACCTTGAATAAAACTGGCACAGCCCATGCATTAGTGACACTCGAGCAGACAAGATGCTCGAACCCAACCGCAACACTGTGATGTTTTCTTCCAGGAGATTTACCATGAACACGCTGACCATCAAAGACCTGTCCATCACCGCTCAACTCGACAGCAAGGCCATGAGCGCCGTACGCGGCGGCTACGGCTACCCGACGAGCTCGTACTTCAACTTCAGCCCGGTCGTCGCGCCGAACAACAGCAAGACCGTCGACGCCACCCAGTTGATCAACACGTCGATGAACATCCAGAACGCGAACGCCAACAACGTCGCTTTCGCCGCCGGCCTGACGTCGACGATCAACCCGAGCATCACGTCGAGCAACAACATCCACGTGTAACGCCCGGCGCGGCGAAGCATCGGGCCATGTGCCCTCTACGGCCCGCTTCGCCGCTTCAGGACCCCATTCGTATTCCGCGCACCTTTGGAGAGTCACCATGTCATCCCTCATGATTCGCGATCTGTCCCGCACCCGCGAGCTCGACCGGCGCGCCATGTCGGCGGTAGTCGGCGGCACCGGCAGCAGCGTGCCTGGCCTGCCGTCGATCGCCGGCCTCGGCGGCATCGCCAACGTCAACGTCTCGATCAACCAGAACCTCAACCAGATGCAGTACGTGAACGTTGCCGCACTCAACAACGTCGGCGTGATCGGCGCGGGCTTCGTGCCGCTGCACCTGGACGTCAGCCCTTCGCTGTCGGGCGCCAACTTCGCCAACGTGTGACGAACCGCCGTCGCGACGCGCCGGGGATTGCGCAACGCCGCGGCGGCTCGTGCATAAACATCGGGCGAGCCCTGAGCAGATTTCCTATACTGCTTGTGCGAGGAGACCTCAGCACATTCAGCAGCACAACGAGCGGCGTCCGGACCATCGCACCGGCCAGCCGCTCGACTTCTTTTTACGGAGCCGCCATGACCCAGCTCGTCATCAAAGACCTCAGCGACAACGTCGAACTCGACCGCGAGGCGATGGCCGCCATTGTCGGCGGCGCACGAATCGGCGCGCGTTCGAGTCTGGCCGTGCCATTGGTGCCCGCTTCGGCCCGCGTTGTCGATTACCCGCCCGGCTTTCCTGCCGCGCATCAGGCGATCGCCAAGGCCGCGATGCAACGCAAAACGCCGCGCGGCTAGTGGCCGTTGAGGCATTGACGTCATGCGCTTCGGAGGCCGCGCACAAGGCGCCTACCTATAGGACGCAAGAGCGGTCCGCAATTTGGAAATACGATGCCCCGTCATGCATTCAGCTCGACGGGGCATCTGCTTTTTCGGCCTGACGATTGTCCGCACGCAGCGACATTAGTCATCGCGCACTCACCTATGCTGATAAGGACGCCACGTGGTTCGATTCTCGCCGTCCGCCAATAGCACGCGTTATTCGGACAGCCTGTCGGCGCATTTGTGATCGCGGCGTGCCACGCACCGCCATTGCGAACTCACGATTGGAGACACCCCATGAAATTTATCGTGCAATGGAATGGTCTGCCCACTGCGGAGCGTTCCGTGATCGAACGCTTCATGAAAACGGGCGGCAAGCCGCCGGAAGGCGTCAACCTACTCGGACGTTGGCATGCAACTGCGGGTCTGCATGGCTTCGCGATCGTCGAGACGGACGACGCGCGGGGACTGTCGGCACTGGCGCTCGAATGGGGCGACTTGCTGACCATGAGCATTGTCCCCGCCATGACCGACGAGGAACTCGGCGCGGCGCTCGGCAAACATCAGGCATCGCACTAGTTAATAGTTAACAGGCGAGTTCTTCGCGTCTGTGCGGGGACGTGTCGTTCAGATAGTTTAGATAAGCGGGAACGAAGCGGGGAACGTTCATTGGAGCGGCGCGAAACCGTGCGCCGCTCCAGCATCGTCTTGCTTCACGCGGCGTCGACTTTACGTTCCAGCTCCGCATTCGCCACGTTATACGACGCTTCTATCG
This genomic stretch from Paraburkholderia bryophila harbors:
- a CDS encoding DUF3303 domain-containing protein; translation: MKFIVQWNGLPTAERSVIERFMKTGGKPPEGVNLLGRWHATAGLHGFAIVETDDARGLSALALEWGDLLTMSIVPAMTDEELGAALGKHQASH